Proteins from a genomic interval of Luteolibacter sp. Y139:
- a CDS encoding Ig-like domain-containing protein has translation MNHLVAANKKPPLPLAQKLPKILAAVFAAALSFAGSASAAGTNSVSLAWDPNPETDLAGYRLQYGLTPGSYPNVIDAGKTTSATATGLNQGTTYYFTVVAYNTAGQTGTASSEVSYTVPGTPNTAPAASDFSLTVAEDGQATATLSGTDGEGDLLTYSIVSAPTKGTLTGTAPNLTYKPAANATGSDSFTYRANDGALNSANATVSITITPVNDLPVASAKSATVAEDGQVAITLSGSDVDGDVLTYEIVTAPTKGTLSGTAPNLTYKPAANLNGSDSFTYRVNDGTANSAAATVSITISAVNDVPVADAQTLSVAEDTPLTIKLTGSDVENSSLTYSIVTQPTGGTLSGTAPNLTYTPKANFNGADSFAFKVNDGSANSAAAWISLTVTPVNDAPVATPITLGTAPNTALAVTLAGTDVEGSPLTYEVVTSPVNGTLSGTAPALTYTPNLNYTGSDSFTYRVNDGTINSATATVSITIAAGNIAPVANSQSLTVEEDSTLSIKLTGSDPEAKPITYFVITQPTGGTLSGTVPNLTYTPAANFSGADSFAFRVNDGNSNSPAAWISITVTPVNDAPVATARTISTTPGVAVGVTLAGTDVEGSALTYVIVNAPANGTLSGTAPNLTYTPNTNFSGNDNFTYRVNDGTLNSANATVAISVGVSNRVPQAHTKSATTMKGKAVKVTLSGTDPDADTLSYRIVSAPEDGTLTGTPPNVTYTPVAKWTGNDKFTYVVNDGKADSPVATVNVKVKDANQKPTATSRSVAVNQNTTVTISVSGTDADGDSLTYAMAAAPKFGTIVGNGVDFRYTPNTGFKGKDKFTFVANDGTINSAVATVEINVVNPNNKAPSALSQNLGAPAKKAVAIFLQGTDPDSDPLTFRVVTPPANGTITGKGANLKFKPVATFSGTVSFTYVANDGSLDSAPATVTITIAPPAPAVRSIAAKSKAAAVGEAGPVPGLVVNSTPTGGMILTVTGVPGQRYALEHSENLTGWSNLQEVDIPETGAVDLEMTVPPGAVRVFFRLQTPD, from the coding sequence ATGAACCATTTGGTCGCCGCCAATAAAAAACCCCCACTACCCCTCGCCCAGAAACTCCCCAAGATCCTCGCCGCCGTCTTTGCCGCGGCCCTCAGTTTCGCCGGAAGCGCTTCCGCTGCCGGGACGAATTCCGTGTCTTTGGCCTGGGACCCGAATCCCGAGACGGACCTTGCCGGCTACCGCCTGCAATATGGGCTGACTCCGGGGAGCTACCCGAATGTCATCGACGCTGGCAAAACGACCTCGGCGACGGCCACCGGCCTGAACCAGGGGACGACGTACTATTTCACGGTGGTGGCCTACAACACCGCCGGGCAGACCGGGACCGCCTCTTCGGAGGTTAGCTACACGGTTCCAGGCACGCCGAACACGGCGCCCGCTGCGAGTGACTTCTCGCTCACGGTGGCGGAGGACGGCCAGGCGACGGCGACGCTTTCCGGCACGGACGGGGAAGGTGATCTGCTGACTTACAGCATTGTTTCGGCTCCAACGAAGGGCACGCTGACCGGCACGGCACCGAACCTGACTTACAAGCCGGCTGCCAACGCCACGGGCAGCGATAGCTTCACTTATCGCGCAAACGACGGCGCGCTGAATTCCGCCAATGCGACTGTCAGCATCACGATCACGCCGGTGAACGACCTCCCGGTGGCGAGCGCGAAAAGCGCCACGGTTGCGGAAGACGGGCAGGTGGCGATCACGCTTTCCGGCAGCGATGTGGATGGCGATGTGCTCACCTATGAGATCGTCACCGCCCCGACGAAGGGCACACTCAGCGGCACCGCGCCGAACCTGACCTACAAGCCGGCGGCCAACCTCAATGGCAGCGACAGCTTCACCTATCGGGTGAACGACGGCACGGCCAACTCGGCCGCGGCGACGGTCAGCATCACGATTTCAGCCGTCAATGACGTCCCGGTCGCGGATGCGCAGACACTTAGCGTGGCGGAAGACACGCCGCTCACGATCAAGCTCACGGGATCGGACGTGGAGAACAGTTCGCTCACGTATTCCATCGTCACCCAGCCGACCGGCGGGACGCTTTCGGGAACGGCTCCCAATCTCACTTATACGCCGAAGGCAAATTTCAACGGAGCAGACAGCTTCGCGTTCAAGGTGAACGATGGCAGCGCCAACTCGGCGGCTGCGTGGATTTCCCTCACGGTCACGCCGGTCAATGACGCTCCGGTGGCTACGCCGATTACCTTGGGCACGGCGCCGAACACGGCACTGGCGGTCACCCTGGCGGGCACCGATGTCGAGGGCAGTCCGCTTACCTATGAAGTCGTTACTTCGCCGGTGAATGGCACGCTCAGCGGCACGGCACCGGCTCTGACCTACACGCCGAATCTCAACTACACCGGCAGCGACAGCTTCACCTACCGGGTGAACGACGGCACGATCAACTCGGCCACGGCGACGGTCAGCATCACGATCGCGGCTGGCAACATCGCTCCGGTGGCGAATTCGCAAAGCCTGACCGTGGAGGAGGACTCGACGCTTTCGATCAAGCTCACTGGTTCCGATCCGGAAGCAAAGCCGATCACGTATTTCGTGATCACCCAGCCGACGGGCGGGACGCTTTCGGGAACGGTTCCCAATCTTACCTACACGCCGGCGGCGAATTTCAGCGGCGCGGACAGCTTCGCCTTCCGGGTGAACGACGGGAACTCGAACTCACCGGCGGCTTGGATTTCGATCACGGTCACACCGGTCAATGATGCGCCGGTGGCGACTGCGCGCACCATTTCCACGACACCGGGAGTGGCTGTGGGGGTTACCCTGGCGGGCACCGATGTCGAAGGCAGCGCTCTGACCTATGTGATCGTCAATGCTCCGGCGAATGGCACGCTCAGCGGCACGGCGCCGAATCTGACCTATACGCCCAATACGAATTTCAGCGGCAACGACAACTTCACCTACCGGGTGAATGACGGGACGCTGAACTCGGCGAATGCCACGGTGGCGATCAGCGTGGGTGTCTCGAACCGGGTTCCCCAGGCTCACACGAAATCGGCAACGACGATGAAGGGCAAGGCGGTGAAGGTGACGCTCAGCGGCACCGACCCCGATGCCGACACGCTGTCCTATCGCATCGTCAGCGCTCCCGAAGACGGCACGCTGACGGGCACGCCGCCCAACGTGACTTACACGCCGGTGGCCAAGTGGACTGGCAATGACAAGTTCACCTACGTGGTGAACGACGGAAAGGCGGATTCGCCGGTTGCGACGGTCAACGTGAAGGTGAAAGACGCCAATCAGAAGCCGACGGCAACCTCGCGGAGCGTGGCCGTGAATCAGAACACCACGGTGACGATTTCCGTATCGGGAACCGATGCGGACGGTGACAGCCTGACCTATGCGATGGCCGCGGCTCCCAAGTTTGGGACGATCGTCGGCAACGGGGTGGATTTCCGCTACACGCCCAACACCGGCTTCAAGGGCAAGGACAAGTTCACCTTCGTGGCCAATGACGGGACCATCAATTCCGCGGTCGCCACGGTTGAGATCAACGTCGTCAATCCCAACAACAAGGCTCCGTCCGCGCTCTCCCAAAATCTGGGCGCACCGGCCAAGAAGGCGGTGGCGATTTTCCTCCAGGGCACCGATCCCGACAGTGATCCGCTGACCTTCCGGGTGGTCACTCCGCCTGCCAATGGCACGATCACGGGCAAGGGAGCGAACCTCAAGTTCAAGCCTGTGGCCACGTTCTCCGGCACGGTCAGCTTCACGTATGTGGCCAATGACGGCAGCCTTGATTCGGCGCCGGCGACGGTGACCATCACGATTGCTCCGCCAGCTCCGGCGGTGCGCAGCATTGCGGCCAAGTCGAAGGCAGCCGCCGTGGGAGAAGCGGGGCCGGTTCCGGGATTGGTCGTCAACAGCACGCCAACCGGCGGGATGATACTCACGGTGACCGGCGTGCCGGGCCAGCGCTACGCGCTCGAGCACTCTGAGAATTTGACCGGCTGGTCGAACCTCCAGGAGGTGGATATTCCGGAGACGGGTGCGGTCGACCTGGAGATGACCGTGCCGCCCGGAGCGGTGCGTGTTTTCTTCCGCCTGCAGACACCGGATTGA
- a CDS encoding AMP-binding protein translates to MSIQILHADRVPPTGCLVVPGRIGTHELPQIEKLFAGRRITWLVEEKSKLDPTTQANLERSGAAAAFADDDDAHAMGEELRGALENGGVIIYIPGRAVSRKAIPCTIPGKTLRALCSFGLPVLPVMVDYPRDAALSIERTSSMPQAVIGIGTLLAPGTASPATYRESLMELVEESFSRRPLLKSSLGIALLQGLKKHSRNKVHDGSDDSSIGFDRILGAALVFSKYLKESTDNPRIGIILPPGKAGLIANLAAVFAGKTPVNFNFTAGHEAVRSAMRQSKLDRYITADPFVRKLASFPWPPNRDMIFIERALPALKKKVVTWTILGKLLPSSVIATLFGIGKKRGNDECILLFTSGSSGEPKGVPLTHRNVLGNVCQFGTRLDLVPGSSAILGCLPLFHSFGCTVTLWYPIIEGIDLVTYPNPLETKRLAELIAQKGVNVLLATPTFLRGYMKRVEPEQLRSLQLVVTGAEKLPENLSQSFQERFGIAPQEGYGLTETSPATNVNLPDPSPSGEAIVVPSHRRGSVGQLLPGIAVRLTDPATEKPQPADKQGVIWMKGANIFNGYLNNVTKSEEVLTKDGWFRTGDVGRIDDDGFLYIEGRISRFSKIAGEMVPHETVEAAINKALGLDAEAERKIAIVGIPDEAKGEAIVLLSTIAGPALEQECIDLRYKLMDAGFPSLWCPKIIVPVQEIPVLASGKLDLKGCEELALG, encoded by the coding sequence ATGTCCATCCAGATTCTTCACGCCGACCGGGTTCCACCCACCGGATGCCTTGTCGTTCCCGGCCGCATCGGCACCCACGAGCTGCCACAGATCGAGAAGCTTTTCGCCGGCCGCCGCATCACCTGGCTGGTCGAGGAAAAGTCGAAGCTGGACCCCACCACCCAGGCAAATCTGGAGCGCTCCGGCGCTGCCGCCGCCTTCGCGGACGATGACGATGCCCACGCGATGGGCGAGGAACTCCGCGGCGCGCTCGAAAACGGCGGCGTGATCATCTACATCCCCGGCCGCGCCGTCTCCCGCAAGGCCATCCCCTGCACCATTCCCGGCAAGACCCTGCGCGCCCTGTGCTCGTTCGGCCTGCCGGTGCTGCCGGTCATGGTGGACTACCCGCGCGATGCCGCCCTGTCGATCGAGCGCACCAGCTCCATGCCGCAGGCCGTGATCGGCATCGGCACCCTGCTCGCCCCCGGCACCGCCAGCCCCGCGACCTACCGCGAGAGTTTGATGGAGCTGGTGGAAGAATCCTTTTCCCGCCGCCCGCTGCTCAAGTCCTCGCTCGGCATTGCCCTGCTCCAAGGCCTCAAGAAGCACTCGCGCAACAAGGTCCACGACGGCTCGGATGATTCCTCGATCGGCTTCGACCGCATCCTCGGCGCCGCCCTCGTTTTCTCCAAGTATCTCAAGGAGTCCACCGACAATCCCCGCATCGGCATCATCCTGCCGCCGGGCAAGGCCGGCCTCATCGCCAACCTCGCCGCGGTCTTCGCCGGCAAGACCCCGGTGAACTTCAACTTCACCGCCGGCCACGAAGCCGTCCGCTCGGCGATGCGCCAGTCGAAGCTCGATCGCTACATCACCGCGGACCCGTTTGTTAGAAAGCTCGCCTCGTTCCCATGGCCGCCGAACCGCGACATGATCTTCATCGAGCGCGCCCTGCCCGCCCTGAAGAAGAAGGTCGTCACCTGGACCATCCTCGGAAAGCTCCTGCCCTCGTCGGTGATCGCGACGCTGTTCGGCATCGGCAAGAAGCGCGGCAATGACGAGTGCATCCTGCTCTTCACCTCCGGCTCCTCCGGCGAACCGAAGGGCGTGCCGCTCACCCATCGCAACGTGCTGGGCAATGTCTGCCAGTTCGGCACTCGCCTCGATCTCGTCCCCGGATCCTCCGCCATCCTCGGCTGCCTGCCACTCTTCCACTCCTTCGGCTGTACCGTCACGCTGTGGTATCCCATCATCGAGGGCATCGACCTCGTGACCTATCCGAATCCGCTCGAAACGAAGCGCCTCGCCGAGCTCATCGCGCAGAAGGGCGTCAATGTCCTGCTCGCCACGCCGACCTTCCTCCGCGGCTACATGAAGCGCGTGGAGCCTGAACAACTCCGCTCCCTTCAACTCGTCGTCACCGGTGCCGAGAAGCTGCCGGAGAACCTCTCGCAATCGTTCCAGGAGCGCTTCGGCATCGCACCGCAGGAAGGCTACGGCCTCACCGAGACTTCGCCTGCCACCAACGTCAATCTGCCCGATCCTTCTCCATCCGGTGAAGCCATCGTCGTGCCCTCACATCGCCGTGGCTCGGTCGGACAACTCCTTCCCGGCATCGCGGTGCGCCTCACCGATCCCGCCACCGAAAAACCCCAGCCCGCCGACAAGCAAGGCGTGATCTGGATGAAGGGTGCCAACATCTTCAACGGCTATCTCAACAACGTCACAAAGTCGGAAGAAGTCCTCACCAAGGACGGCTGGTTCCGCACCGGTGACGTCGGCCGCATCGATGATGATGGCTTCCTCTACATCGAAGGCCGCATCTCCCGCTTCTCGAAGATCGCCGGCGAAATGGTCCCGCACGAGACCGTCGAAGCCGCGATCAACAAGGCCCTCGGCCTCGACGCCGAAGCCGAACGCAAGATCGCCATCGTCGGCATCCCCGACGAAGCCAAGGGCGAAGCCATCGTCCTCCTCTCCACCATCGCCGGCCCGGCCTTGGAACAGGAATGCATCGACCTCCGCTACAAGCTCATGGACGCAGGCTTCCCATCCCTCTGGTGCCCCAAGATCATCGTCCCCGTCCAAGAGATCCCCGTCCTCGCCTCCGGCAAGCTCGACCTCAAGGGCTGCGAGGAGCTAGCGCTCGGCTGA
- the msrA gene encoding peptide-methionine (S)-S-oxide reductase MsrA — translation MNRRNLLALLLSLPIIASCEPKDAMPEEAKKPAPLPKVPEGSEVITLGAGCFWCVEAVYRQIPGVEAAVSGYMGGTVAKPTYEQVCTGSTGHAEVVQVVYDPKKLSTEKLLEWFWHLHDPTTLNKQGADEGPQYRSAIFYHTDAQKAVAEKSKKEAQSEFKSPIVTEITKAGEFYPAENYHQDYYFQNKNKNGYCRMVISPKLEKLKLNH, via the coding sequence ATGAACCGCCGCAACTTGCTCGCGCTCCTGCTTTCCCTCCCCATCATTGCCTCCTGCGAACCGAAAGACGCCATGCCCGAAGAAGCCAAAAAGCCCGCCCCCCTCCCGAAGGTCCCCGAAGGTTCCGAAGTCATCACCCTCGGTGCCGGCTGCTTCTGGTGCGTCGAGGCCGTCTACCGCCAGATCCCGGGCGTGGAAGCCGCCGTCTCCGGCTACATGGGCGGCACCGTCGCCAAGCCGACCTACGAGCAGGTCTGCACCGGCTCCACCGGCCACGCCGAAGTGGTCCAGGTCGTCTACGACCCCAAGAAACTCTCCACGGAGAAGCTCCTCGAGTGGTTCTGGCACCTCCACGACCCCACCACCCTGAACAAGCAGGGTGCCGACGAAGGCCCCCAATACCGTTCCGCCATCTTCTACCACACCGACGCCCAAAAGGCCGTCGCCGAAAAGTCGAAGAAAGAGGCCCAGTCGGAATTCAAGTCCCCCATCGTGACCGAGATCACCAAGGCCGGTGAATTCTACCCTGCCGAGAATTACCACCAGGACTACTACTTCCAGAACAAGAACAAGAACGGCTACTGCCGCATGGTGATCTCGCCCAAGCTCGAAAAGCTGAAGCTGAATCACTAA
- the gspG gene encoding type II secretion system major pseudopilin GspG — protein sequence MKYQNVIRRRAAAGFTLLEMVIVLGIIAVLLGGSIALIGGVGESAKVQRVEQDFLAIGNALKSYKINAGTYPSTSQGLKALVEKPGGQPAPRRWVQVMKKLPTDPWQHEYGYIFPGRKDPSEPEIISKGKDGVEGGDQDFSSQDE from the coding sequence ATGAAATACCAAAACGTTATCCGCCGACGGGCGGCCGCCGGTTTCACCCTCCTGGAAATGGTTATCGTGCTCGGGATCATCGCCGTTCTGCTCGGCGGTTCGATCGCCCTGATCGGTGGCGTGGGTGAGAGCGCCAAGGTGCAGCGGGTGGAGCAGGATTTCCTGGCCATCGGCAATGCCCTGAAGTCGTACAAGATCAACGCCGGCACGTATCCGAGCACCTCCCAGGGCCTGAAGGCGCTGGTAGAGAAGCCGGGTGGCCAGCCCGCGCCGCGCCGCTGGGTGCAGGTCATGAAGAAGCTGCCGACCGATCCATGGCAGCACGAGTACGGCTACATTTTCCCGGGCCGCAAGGACCCGAGCGAACCCGAGATCATCTCCAAGGGCAAAGACGGGGTTGAAGGCGGGGACCAGGATTTCAGCAGCCAGGACGAATAA
- the gspG gene encoding type II secretion system major pseudopilin GspG, which yields MKYKNVIRGRVAAGFTLLEMVIVLGIIAVLLGGSIALITGIPDVAKTQRVEADFRALSSALKAYKMSAGNYPTTTQGLAALVAKPGAPPPPTRWTQVMKKVPTDPWGHEYGYIFPGRKDPSEFEIISKGKDGTEGGEQDFSSQDA from the coding sequence ATGAAATACAAGAATGTCATTCGCGGCCGCGTCGCCGCCGGTTTTACACTGCTTGAGATGGTGATCGTGCTCGGGATCATTGCGGTCCTGCTCGGTGGCTCGATCGCCCTGATCACGGGAATCCCCGACGTGGCGAAGACGCAACGCGTGGAGGCGGATTTCCGAGCCCTCAGCAGCGCGCTGAAGGCCTACAAGATGAGCGCCGGAAACTACCCGACCACGACCCAGGGCCTCGCGGCGCTGGTGGCCAAGCCGGGTGCTCCGCCGCCGCCGACGCGCTGGACGCAGGTCATGAAGAAGGTGCCGACCGACCCATGGGGTCACGAGTACGGCTACATTTTCCCGGGCCGCAAGGACCCGAGCGAATTCGAAATCATTTCAAAGGGGAAAGACGGAACCGAAGGTGGAGAACAGGATTTCAGCAGCCAGGACGCTTAA
- a CDS encoding prepilin-type N-terminal cleavage/methylation domain-containing protein has protein sequence MENRISAARTLKRSQAGFTLLEIVVVLVIVAIVIGGAFGLMVASNDERALNRDSTEIEVMAKRARAISSLQQKPYVLEFNEQTVTLMPLAEALIDPRDREEAAAAQEAREAKAAAGGESASKGFAAMHASYTVDPDIRIFIRRWASDTWLPVNAKNRHLWRFDPQGFCEPVGVRLEFGRSWIENEFHPLTGGIRDTAKEIY, from the coding sequence GTGGAGAACAGGATTTCAGCAGCCAGGACGCTTAAGCGGTCCCAAGCAGGATTCACCTTGCTGGAGATCGTGGTGGTCCTCGTGATCGTCGCGATCGTCATCGGAGGTGCATTCGGCCTGATGGTCGCATCCAATGACGAGCGGGCGCTGAACCGTGACTCGACGGAAATCGAGGTCATGGCAAAGCGGGCACGGGCGATCTCGTCCCTCCAGCAGAAGCCGTATGTCCTGGAATTCAACGAGCAGACCGTGACGCTGATGCCTCTGGCGGAAGCCCTGATCGATCCCCGGGATCGTGAAGAGGCGGCAGCCGCGCAAGAGGCCCGGGAGGCCAAGGCGGCCGCGGGAGGTGAATCGGCGAGCAAGGGATTCGCGGCGATGCATGCCAGCTACACCGTGGACCCGGACATCCGGATCTTCATCCGCCGCTGGGCGAGCGATACCTGGCTGCCGGTGAACGCGAAGAACCGGCACCTGTGGCGCTTCGATCCCCAAGGCTTCTGCGAACCCGTCGGGGTCCGCCTGGAATTCGGCCGCAGCTGGATTGAAAACGAGTTTCATCCCCTGACCGGAGGCATCCGGGATACGGCCAAGGAAATCTACTGA
- a CDS encoding type IV pilus modification PilV family protein, translating into MKSPQRRNRHQRRHAAGFLLMEVILAIGVFAIAVTGFTLALSRTADLAEQGRRELTITRLLQSSLAEAMSYPVLEEGKTSVAVDEMKEAGMEIETIVELLPEMENEDGQLLQEMYRIEVAAHWVENGVPQEQTAETWRYSRLYQP; encoded by the coding sequence ATGAAGTCCCCGCAACGCCGCAACCGGCACCAGCGCCGCCACGCCGCTGGCTTCCTGCTCATGGAAGTCATCCTGGCGATCGGCGTGTTCGCCATCGCGGTGACCGGCTTCACGCTGGCACTCAGCCGCACCGCCGACCTGGCGGAACAAGGGCGGCGCGAACTGACCATCACCCGGCTGCTGCAAAGCTCGCTGGCGGAAGCGATGTCCTATCCGGTGCTGGAAGAGGGCAAGACCTCGGTGGCGGTGGACGAGATGAAGGAGGCGGGGATGGAGATCGAGACGATCGTGGAACTGCTGCCGGAAATGGAGAACGAGGACGGCCAGCTTTTGCAGGAGATGTATCGCATCGAGGTGGCGGCCCACTGGGTGGAGAACGGGGTGCCGCAGGAACAAACGGCCGAAACCTGGCGGTACTCGCGCCTTTACCAGCCATGA
- a CDS encoding PulJ/GspJ family protein, translated as MKNSTVQRPANRGGFTLLEVVLAMGLLALLSGMIFYAANANLQLGNAVVERQNEEAEKHAFIELMSQQFASLPGNTRMELLSKDAGTHYTSDLTLQNVPMTFTWAGAEKVAKAVQLSTVLKRDGYLDIVLRYYEEEILEDSDNAQNNKKVDPFAEVVLLQDVRTFEWRVLDGRTMEWNYDWDLVGRLPLQMELTIAFGKEGEPMRQIFWITPKQDPEVAMRTLQQQAMTGGIGGAGGLGGGNGIQIGGPGGQGGGGRGPNGGGGGRGPGGGGGGGGRGPGGGGGGGGGRGPGGGGGPGGGGGPLQGGGR; from the coding sequence ATGAAGAATTCCACCGTCCAGCGCCCGGCCAATCGTGGCGGCTTCACCTTGCTAGAGGTGGTGCTGGCGATGGGGCTGCTCGCCCTCTTGAGCGGGATGATTTTCTACGCGGCGAATGCGAATCTCCAGCTCGGCAATGCCGTGGTGGAGCGCCAGAACGAGGAGGCTGAAAAGCACGCCTTCATCGAGCTGATGTCGCAGCAATTTGCGTCCCTGCCGGGCAACACCCGGATGGAGCTGCTATCGAAGGATGCGGGCACCCACTATACTTCCGACCTGACGCTTCAGAACGTGCCGATGACTTTCACGTGGGCGGGGGCGGAGAAGGTGGCGAAGGCGGTCCAGCTCTCCACCGTGCTGAAGCGGGACGGCTATCTGGACATCGTGCTGCGCTACTATGAGGAAGAGATCCTCGAGGACAGCGACAACGCGCAGAACAACAAGAAGGTGGATCCCTTCGCGGAAGTGGTGCTGCTGCAGGACGTCCGCACCTTCGAGTGGCGGGTGCTGGATGGCCGCACGATGGAGTGGAACTACGACTGGGATCTGGTGGGGCGCTTGCCGCTGCAGATGGAGCTGACGATTGCCTTCGGCAAGGAAGGCGAGCCGATGCGGCAGATTTTCTGGATCACGCCGAAGCAGGACCCCGAGGTGGCGATGCGCACGCTGCAGCAGCAGGCGATGACGGGTGGGATTGGCGGAGCGGGTGGCTTGGGTGGTGGTAACGGTATTCAAATAGGCGGTCCTGGAGGTCAGGGCGGTGGAGGCAGGGGACCTAATGGAGGCGGCGGTGGTCGCGGTCCTGGCGGCGGAGGTGGTGGCGGTGGCCGCGGTCCGGGTGGTGGAGGCGGCGGCGGCGGTGGTCGTGGCCCTGGAGGTGGTGGTGGCCCTGGAGGTGGTGGTGGTCCATTACAAGGAGGTGGCCGATGA
- a CDS encoding general secretion pathway protein GspK has protein sequence MKNSRTKSRGSALVAVLCLIAILGIASIAAIRVVAFDSDVATSQIHGFRAEQLAEMGIAVASNPAVKRTDPLLKQFSGESGEGFEARIISEGEKFNINAILLRKDEQFLKSLFSDWGLTLEESQMMVDGLMDWVDQDDEVGLNGAESKWYLDQKRLNQPFNRPFYNLDEMRLVRGMDYVEAVRPDWRNWFTIWSGGALDLNEASAELIAAACEITPEDANVIPETVRGPDGIRDTDDDAPFQSVEQALALLGVDASLRPEISARVTVNDSTTRLESIGTVAGAKRKITVIVRNRTGRPAVLERTEEVMP, from the coding sequence ATGAAAAATTCTCGAACCAAGTCCAGGGGCTCGGCCCTTGTCGCGGTGCTGTGCCTGATCGCAATCCTTGGGATTGCCTCGATCGCTGCGATCCGGGTGGTGGCCTTTGATTCGGACGTGGCCACGTCGCAGATTCACGGTTTCCGCGCGGAGCAGCTGGCGGAGATGGGGATCGCGGTGGCGTCGAATCCGGCGGTGAAGCGCACGGATCCCTTGCTGAAGCAGTTTTCCGGAGAGAGTGGCGAGGGCTTCGAGGCCCGCATCATCTCCGAAGGGGAGAAGTTCAACATCAACGCGATCCTGCTCCGCAAGGACGAGCAGTTCCTGAAATCGCTCTTCAGCGACTGGGGGCTAACCCTCGAAGAGTCGCAGATGATGGTGGACGGGCTGATGGACTGGGTGGACCAGGACGACGAGGTGGGCCTCAATGGCGCCGAGTCGAAGTGGTATCTGGACCAAAAGCGGCTCAACCAGCCCTTCAACCGGCCCTTCTACAATCTCGACGAAATGCGGCTGGTGCGCGGCATGGACTACGTCGAAGCCGTCCGGCCGGACTGGCGGAATTGGTTCACGATCTGGAGTGGTGGCGCGCTCGACCTGAACGAGGCCTCCGCCGAATTGATCGCCGCGGCGTGCGAGATCACGCCGGAGGACGCGAATGTGATTCCCGAGACCGTCCGCGGTCCGGATGGGATCCGCGATACCGATGACGACGCACCGTTTCAATCCGTCGAACAAGCGCTTGCGCTTCTAGGCGTGGACGCCAGCCTGCGCCCTGAAATTTCCGCCCGCGTGACTGTGAACGATTCAACCACCCGCTTGGAAAGCATCGGCACCGTGGCCGGGGCGAAGCGGAAAATAACAGTCATCGTGCGCAACCGAACCGGAAGACCGGCGGTTTTGGAACGAACCGAGGAGGTGATGCCTTGA